Proteins encoded within one genomic window of Triticum aestivum cultivar Chinese Spring chromosome 2D, IWGSC CS RefSeq v2.1, whole genome shotgun sequence:
- the LOC123053380 gene encoding regulator of nonsense transcripts UPF3 isoform X7 produces the protein MKRVPKSNIKKDARQGTITKDPEYLEFLELISKPTEHLPSAEIQLERKEAERAAAGKEPPVVTPLMVYVRQQRAAKSMAQRSVSSRLSRKVAGVVTSSSSPSKRSSERRRASTSTQYVVRDNAKEKPTYILAPKRDDHTHREKIIAGTSDATSGGPSGSAQVIDGKKDKIVLLKGRARVDSNISDSSTPQQSVPPSRNTPPSTNRQDQRNEASGRIIKTILSNKEGRHAIASSQHEQEGHIISAEKDKRPPRAPNSRSTVKDQTVENAEKNHYDDKHNHLHGSGPIGEKVERHARNRDRPDRGVWAPRRYDKSASGGSTQASSSEFPLMQSHSMDNFSQQVDGHGERKIDTRSPGGRGGLVENGNRHANRRGPPRGSKEMEIPPITSDGKPSKRGPASYVAHERQVWVQKSSSGS, from the exons ATGAAAAGG GTTCCGAAGTCAAATATCAAGAAAGATGCTCGTCAAGGAACTATAACAAAAG ATCCAGAATACTTGGAATTTCTTGAGCTTATATCAAAGCCTACTGAGCATTTGCCAAGTGCTGAAATTCAGCTTGAAAGGAAAGAAGCCGAAAGAGCAG CTGCTGGAAAGGAGCCCCCTGTTGTGACACCTTTAATGGTTTATGTTCGTCAGCAAAGGGCGGCTAAGAGTATGGCTCAG AGGTCTGTAAGTAGTAGACTAAGCAGAAAAGTTGCAGGCGTGGTAACTAGTAGTTCTAGTCCATCTAAAAGGTCTTCTGAAAGGCGCAGGGCCTCCACTTCAACG CAGTATGTTGTGCGAGACAATGCTAAGGAGAAGCCGACTTACATCTTAGCGCCAAAGAGAGATGATCATACACACAGAGAGAAAATCATTGCTGGAACTTCAG ATGCTACAAGCGGTGGGCCATCTGGATCTGCTCAGGTTATCGACGGTAAAAAGGACAAAATTGTCCTTCTGAAAGGAAGAGCGAGGGTTGATTCCAAT ATATCTGATAGCTCAACCCCGCAGCAGTCTGTGCCGCCTTCGAGAAATACACCCCCATCAACTAATAGACAAGACCAGCGAAATGAGGCCAGTGGCAGAATTATCAAGACTATACTTTCAAACAAGGAAGGACGCCATGCAATAGCATCATCTCAACATGAGCAAGAAGGTCACATAATTAGTGCCGAGAAGGATAAGAGGCCACCACGGGCTCCGAACTCGCGTTCCACTGTAAAAGATCAGACTGTTGAAAATGCTGAGAAAAACCACTATGATGACAAGCATAATCATCTGCATGGTTCTGGACCCATTGGTGAGAAGGTTGAAAGACATGCCAGAAATAGAGATAGGCCTGACCGAGGTGTTTGGGCCCCTCGTCGCTATGACAAGTCTGCATCAGGAGGCAGTACGCAAGCCTCATCATCTGAGTTCCCGCTAATGCAGTCACACTCTATGGACAATTTCTCTCAGCAAGTAGATG GCCATGGAGAGAGAAAAATAGACACAAGGAGTCCTGGTGGCCGTGGTGGCCTTGTGGAGAATG GAAACAGGCATGCCAACCGCCGTGGTCCGCCACGTGGGTCGAAGGAGATGGAAATCCCTCCTATTACATCTGATGGAAAGCCTTCAAAGAGGGGCCCTGCTAGCTATGTGGCTCATGAG AGACAAGTATGGGTTCAAAAGTCAAGTTCAGGATCGTGA
- the LOC123053380 gene encoding regulator of nonsense transcripts UPF3 isoform X2 translates to MKDPAHRTKVVLRRLPPAIAQQAVVDQVDARFAGRYDWACFRPGNASQKNHRYSRLYLNFKSPEDVVEFAEFFNGHVFVNEKGAQFKALVEYAPSQQVPKSNIKKDARQGTITKDPEYLEFLELISKPTEHLPSAEIQLERKEAERAAAGKEPPVVTPLMVYVRQQRAAKSMAQRSVSSRLSRKVAGVVTSSSSPSKRSSERRRASTSTYVVRDNAKEKPTYILAPKRDDHTHREKIIAGTSDATSGGPSGSAQVIDGKKDKIVLLKGRARVDSNISDSSTPQQSVPPSRNTPPSTNRQDQRNEASGRIIKTILSNKEGRHAIASSQHEQEGHIISAEKDKRPPRAPNSRSTVKDQTVENAEKNHYDDKHNHLHGSGPIGEKVERHARNRDRPDRGVWAPRRYDKSASGGSTQASSSEFPLMQSHSMDNFSQQVDGHGERKIDTRSPGGRGGLVENGNRHANRRGPPRGSKEMEIPPITSDGKPSKRGPASYVAHERQVWVQKSSSGS, encoded by the exons ATGAAGGACCCGGCGCACCGCACGAAGGTGGTGCTCAGGCGGCTGCCGCCGGCGATTGCGCAGCAGGCCGTCGTGGACCAGGTTGACGCGCGCTTCGCTGGGCGGTATGACTGGGCCTGCTTCCGCCCCGGTAATGCCAG CCAAAAGAATCATAGATATTCTCGTCTCTACCTTAACTTCAAGAGCCCAGAAGATGTTGTTGAGTTTGCTGAGTTCTTCAATGGGCATGTATTTGTGAATGAAAAGG GTGCTCAATTTAAAGCTCTTGTGGAATATGCACCATCACAACAGGTTCCGAAGTCAAATATCAAGAAAGATGCTCGTCAAGGAACTATAACAAAAG ATCCAGAATACTTGGAATTTCTTGAGCTTATATCAAAGCCTACTGAGCATTTGCCAAGTGCTGAAATTCAGCTTGAAAGGAAAGAAGCCGAAAGAGCAG CTGCTGGAAAGGAGCCCCCTGTTGTGACACCTTTAATGGTTTATGTTCGTCAGCAAAGGGCGGCTAAGAGTATGGCTCAG AGGTCTGTAAGTAGTAGACTAAGCAGAAAAGTTGCAGGCGTGGTAACTAGTAGTTCTAGTCCATCTAAAAGGTCTTCTGAAAGGCGCAGGGCCTCCACTTCAACG TATGTTGTGCGAGACAATGCTAAGGAGAAGCCGACTTACATCTTAGCGCCAAAGAGAGATGATCATACACACAGAGAGAAAATCATTGCTGGAACTTCAG ATGCTACAAGCGGTGGGCCATCTGGATCTGCTCAGGTTATCGACGGTAAAAAGGACAAAATTGTCCTTCTGAAAGGAAGAGCGAGGGTTGATTCCAAT ATATCTGATAGCTCAACCCCGCAGCAGTCTGTGCCGCCTTCGAGAAATACACCCCCATCAACTAATAGACAAGACCAGCGAAATGAGGCCAGTGGCAGAATTATCAAGACTATACTTTCAAACAAGGAAGGACGCCATGCAATAGCATCATCTCAACATGAGCAAGAAGGTCACATAATTAGTGCCGAGAAGGATAAGAGGCCACCACGGGCTCCGAACTCGCGTTCCACTGTAAAAGATCAGACTGTTGAAAATGCTGAGAAAAACCACTATGATGACAAGCATAATCATCTGCATGGTTCTGGACCCATTGGTGAGAAGGTTGAAAGACATGCCAGAAATAGAGATAGGCCTGACCGAGGTGTTTGGGCCCCTCGTCGCTATGACAAGTCTGCATCAGGAGGCAGTACGCAAGCCTCATCATCTGAGTTCCCGCTAATGCAGTCACACTCTATGGACAATTTCTCTCAGCAAGTAGATG GCCATGGAGAGAGAAAAATAGACACAAGGAGTCCTGGTGGCCGTGGTGGCCTTGTGGAGAATG GAAACAGGCATGCCAACCGCCGTGGTCCGCCACGTGGGTCGAAGGAGATGGAAATCCCTCCTATTACATCTGATGGAAAGCCTTCAAAGAGGGGCCCTGCTAGCTATGTGGCTCATGAG AGACAAGTATGGGTTCAAAAGTCAAGTTCAGGATCGTGA
- the LOC123053380 gene encoding regulator of nonsense transcripts UPF3 isoform X6, with the protein MKDPAHRTKVVLRRLPPAIAQQAVVDQVDARFAGRYDWACFRPGNASQKNHRYSRLYLNFKSPEDVVEFAEFFNGHVFVNEKGAQFKALVEYAPSQQVPKSNIKKDARQGTITKDPEYLEFLELISKPTEHLPSAEIQLERKEAERAAAGKEPPVVTPLMVYVRQQRAAKSMAQRSVSSRLSRKVAGVVTSSSSPSKRSSERRRASTSTYVVRDNAKEKPTYILAPKRDDHTHREKIIAGTSDATSGGPSGSAQVIDGKKDKIVLLKGRARVDSNSVPPSRNTPPSTNRQDQRNEASGRIIKTILSNKEGRHAIASSQHEQEGHIISAEKDKRPPRAPNSRSTVKDQTVENAEKNHYDDKHNHLHGSGPIGEKVERHARNRDRPDRGVWAPRRYDKSASGGSTQASSSEFPLMQSHSMDNFSQQVDGHGERKIDTRSPGGRGGLVENGNRHANRRGPPRGSKEMEIPPITSDGKPSKRGPASYVAHERQVWVQKSSSGS; encoded by the exons ATGAAGGACCCGGCGCACCGCACGAAGGTGGTGCTCAGGCGGCTGCCGCCGGCGATTGCGCAGCAGGCCGTCGTGGACCAGGTTGACGCGCGCTTCGCTGGGCGGTATGACTGGGCCTGCTTCCGCCCCGGTAATGCCAG CCAAAAGAATCATAGATATTCTCGTCTCTACCTTAACTTCAAGAGCCCAGAAGATGTTGTTGAGTTTGCTGAGTTCTTCAATGGGCATGTATTTGTGAATGAAAAGG GTGCTCAATTTAAAGCTCTTGTGGAATATGCACCATCACAACAGGTTCCGAAGTCAAATATCAAGAAAGATGCTCGTCAAGGAACTATAACAAAAG ATCCAGAATACTTGGAATTTCTTGAGCTTATATCAAAGCCTACTGAGCATTTGCCAAGTGCTGAAATTCAGCTTGAAAGGAAAGAAGCCGAAAGAGCAG CTGCTGGAAAGGAGCCCCCTGTTGTGACACCTTTAATGGTTTATGTTCGTCAGCAAAGGGCGGCTAAGAGTATGGCTCAG AGGTCTGTAAGTAGTAGACTAAGCAGAAAAGTTGCAGGCGTGGTAACTAGTAGTTCTAGTCCATCTAAAAGGTCTTCTGAAAGGCGCAGGGCCTCCACTTCAACG TATGTTGTGCGAGACAATGCTAAGGAGAAGCCGACTTACATCTTAGCGCCAAAGAGAGATGATCATACACACAGAGAGAAAATCATTGCTGGAACTTCAG ATGCTACAAGCGGTGGGCCATCTGGATCTGCTCAGGTTATCGACGGTAAAAAGGACAAAATTGTCCTTCTGAAAGGAAGAGCGAGGGTTGATTCCAAT TCTGTGCCGCCTTCGAGAAATACACCCCCATCAACTAATAGACAAGACCAGCGAAATGAGGCCAGTGGCAGAATTATCAAGACTATACTTTCAAACAAGGAAGGACGCCATGCAATAGCATCATCTCAACATGAGCAAGAAGGTCACATAATTAGTGCCGAGAAGGATAAGAGGCCACCACGGGCTCCGAACTCGCGTTCCACTGTAAAAGATCAGACTGTTGAAAATGCTGAGAAAAACCACTATGATGACAAGCATAATCATCTGCATGGTTCTGGACCCATTGGTGAGAAGGTTGAAAGACATGCCAGAAATAGAGATAGGCCTGACCGAGGTGTTTGGGCCCCTCGTCGCTATGACAAGTCTGCATCAGGAGGCAGTACGCAAGCCTCATCATCTGAGTTCCCGCTAATGCAGTCACACTCTATGGACAATTTCTCTCAGCAAGTAGATG GCCATGGAGAGAGAAAAATAGACACAAGGAGTCCTGGTGGCCGTGGTGGCCTTGTGGAGAATG GAAACAGGCATGCCAACCGCCGTGGTCCGCCACGTGGGTCGAAGGAGATGGAAATCCCTCCTATTACATCTGATGGAAAGCCTTCAAAGAGGGGCCCTGCTAGCTATGTGGCTCATGAG AGACAAGTATGGGTTCAAAAGTCAAGTTCAGGATCGTGA
- the LOC123053380 gene encoding regulator of nonsense transcripts UPF3 isoform X1, whose amino-acid sequence MKDPAHRTKVVLRRLPPAIAQQAVVDQVDARFAGRYDWACFRPGNASQKNHRYSRLYLNFKSPEDVVEFAEFFNGHVFVNEKGAQFKALVEYAPSQQVPKSNIKKDARQGTITKDPEYLEFLELISKPTEHLPSAEIQLERKEAERAAAGKEPPVVTPLMVYVRQQRAAKSMAQRSVSSRLSRKVAGVVTSSSSPSKRSSERRRASTSTQYVVRDNAKEKPTYILAPKRDDHTHREKIIAGTSDATSGGPSGSAQVIDGKKDKIVLLKGRARVDSNISDSSTPQQSVPPSRNTPPSTNRQDQRNEASGRIIKTILSNKEGRHAIASSQHEQEGHIISAEKDKRPPRAPNSRSTVKDQTVENAEKNHYDDKHNHLHGSGPIGEKVERHARNRDRPDRGVWAPRRYDKSASGGSTQASSSEFPLMQSHSMDNFSQQVDGHGERKIDTRSPGGRGGLVENGNRHANRRGPPRGSKEMEIPPITSDGKPSKRGPASYVAHERQVWVQKSSSGS is encoded by the exons ATGAAGGACCCGGCGCACCGCACGAAGGTGGTGCTCAGGCGGCTGCCGCCGGCGATTGCGCAGCAGGCCGTCGTGGACCAGGTTGACGCGCGCTTCGCTGGGCGGTATGACTGGGCCTGCTTCCGCCCCGGTAATGCCAG CCAAAAGAATCATAGATATTCTCGTCTCTACCTTAACTTCAAGAGCCCAGAAGATGTTGTTGAGTTTGCTGAGTTCTTCAATGGGCATGTATTTGTGAATGAAAAGG GTGCTCAATTTAAAGCTCTTGTGGAATATGCACCATCACAACAGGTTCCGAAGTCAAATATCAAGAAAGATGCTCGTCAAGGAACTATAACAAAAG ATCCAGAATACTTGGAATTTCTTGAGCTTATATCAAAGCCTACTGAGCATTTGCCAAGTGCTGAAATTCAGCTTGAAAGGAAAGAAGCCGAAAGAGCAG CTGCTGGAAAGGAGCCCCCTGTTGTGACACCTTTAATGGTTTATGTTCGTCAGCAAAGGGCGGCTAAGAGTATGGCTCAG AGGTCTGTAAGTAGTAGACTAAGCAGAAAAGTTGCAGGCGTGGTAACTAGTAGTTCTAGTCCATCTAAAAGGTCTTCTGAAAGGCGCAGGGCCTCCACTTCAACG CAGTATGTTGTGCGAGACAATGCTAAGGAGAAGCCGACTTACATCTTAGCGCCAAAGAGAGATGATCATACACACAGAGAGAAAATCATTGCTGGAACTTCAG ATGCTACAAGCGGTGGGCCATCTGGATCTGCTCAGGTTATCGACGGTAAAAAGGACAAAATTGTCCTTCTGAAAGGAAGAGCGAGGGTTGATTCCAAT ATATCTGATAGCTCAACCCCGCAGCAGTCTGTGCCGCCTTCGAGAAATACACCCCCATCAACTAATAGACAAGACCAGCGAAATGAGGCCAGTGGCAGAATTATCAAGACTATACTTTCAAACAAGGAAGGACGCCATGCAATAGCATCATCTCAACATGAGCAAGAAGGTCACATAATTAGTGCCGAGAAGGATAAGAGGCCACCACGGGCTCCGAACTCGCGTTCCACTGTAAAAGATCAGACTGTTGAAAATGCTGAGAAAAACCACTATGATGACAAGCATAATCATCTGCATGGTTCTGGACCCATTGGTGAGAAGGTTGAAAGACATGCCAGAAATAGAGATAGGCCTGACCGAGGTGTTTGGGCCCCTCGTCGCTATGACAAGTCTGCATCAGGAGGCAGTACGCAAGCCTCATCATCTGAGTTCCCGCTAATGCAGTCACACTCTATGGACAATTTCTCTCAGCAAGTAGATG GCCATGGAGAGAGAAAAATAGACACAAGGAGTCCTGGTGGCCGTGGTGGCCTTGTGGAGAATG GAAACAGGCATGCCAACCGCCGTGGTCCGCCACGTGGGTCGAAGGAGATGGAAATCCCTCCTATTACATCTGATGGAAAGCCTTCAAAGAGGGGCCCTGCTAGCTATGTGGCTCATGAG AGACAAGTATGGGTTCAAAAGTCAAGTTCAGGATCGTGA
- the LOC123053380 gene encoding regulator of nonsense transcripts UPF3 isoform X4: MKDPAHRTKVVLRRLPPAIAQQAVVDQVDARFAGRYDWACFRPGNASQKNHRYSRLYLNFKSPEDVVEFAEFFNGHVFVNEKGAQFKALVEYAPSQQVPKSNIKKDARQGTITKDPEYLEFLELISKPTEHLPSAEIQLERKEAERAAAGKEPPVVTPLMVYVRQQRAAKSMAQRSVSSRLSRKVAGVVTSSSSPSKRSSERRRASTSTQYVVRDNAKEKPTYILAPKRDDHTHREKIIAGTSDATSGGPSGSAQVIDGKKDKIVLLKGRARVDSNSVPPSRNTPPSTNRQDQRNEASGRIIKTILSNKEGRHAIASSQHEQEGHIISAEKDKRPPRAPNSRSTVKDQTVENAEKNHYDDKHNHLHGSGPIGEKVERHARNRDRPDRGVWAPRRYDKSASGGSTQASSSEFPLMQSHSMDNFSQQVDGHGERKIDTRSPGGRGGLVENGNRHANRRGPPRGSKEMEIPPITSDGKPSKRGPASYVAHERQVWVQKSSSGS; encoded by the exons ATGAAGGACCCGGCGCACCGCACGAAGGTGGTGCTCAGGCGGCTGCCGCCGGCGATTGCGCAGCAGGCCGTCGTGGACCAGGTTGACGCGCGCTTCGCTGGGCGGTATGACTGGGCCTGCTTCCGCCCCGGTAATGCCAG CCAAAAGAATCATAGATATTCTCGTCTCTACCTTAACTTCAAGAGCCCAGAAGATGTTGTTGAGTTTGCTGAGTTCTTCAATGGGCATGTATTTGTGAATGAAAAGG GTGCTCAATTTAAAGCTCTTGTGGAATATGCACCATCACAACAGGTTCCGAAGTCAAATATCAAGAAAGATGCTCGTCAAGGAACTATAACAAAAG ATCCAGAATACTTGGAATTTCTTGAGCTTATATCAAAGCCTACTGAGCATTTGCCAAGTGCTGAAATTCAGCTTGAAAGGAAAGAAGCCGAAAGAGCAG CTGCTGGAAAGGAGCCCCCTGTTGTGACACCTTTAATGGTTTATGTTCGTCAGCAAAGGGCGGCTAAGAGTATGGCTCAG AGGTCTGTAAGTAGTAGACTAAGCAGAAAAGTTGCAGGCGTGGTAACTAGTAGTTCTAGTCCATCTAAAAGGTCTTCTGAAAGGCGCAGGGCCTCCACTTCAACG CAGTATGTTGTGCGAGACAATGCTAAGGAGAAGCCGACTTACATCTTAGCGCCAAAGAGAGATGATCATACACACAGAGAGAAAATCATTGCTGGAACTTCAG ATGCTACAAGCGGTGGGCCATCTGGATCTGCTCAGGTTATCGACGGTAAAAAGGACAAAATTGTCCTTCTGAAAGGAAGAGCGAGGGTTGATTCCAAT TCTGTGCCGCCTTCGAGAAATACACCCCCATCAACTAATAGACAAGACCAGCGAAATGAGGCCAGTGGCAGAATTATCAAGACTATACTTTCAAACAAGGAAGGACGCCATGCAATAGCATCATCTCAACATGAGCAAGAAGGTCACATAATTAGTGCCGAGAAGGATAAGAGGCCACCACGGGCTCCGAACTCGCGTTCCACTGTAAAAGATCAGACTGTTGAAAATGCTGAGAAAAACCACTATGATGACAAGCATAATCATCTGCATGGTTCTGGACCCATTGGTGAGAAGGTTGAAAGACATGCCAGAAATAGAGATAGGCCTGACCGAGGTGTTTGGGCCCCTCGTCGCTATGACAAGTCTGCATCAGGAGGCAGTACGCAAGCCTCATCATCTGAGTTCCCGCTAATGCAGTCACACTCTATGGACAATTTCTCTCAGCAAGTAGATG GCCATGGAGAGAGAAAAATAGACACAAGGAGTCCTGGTGGCCGTGGTGGCCTTGTGGAGAATG GAAACAGGCATGCCAACCGCCGTGGTCCGCCACGTGGGTCGAAGGAGATGGAAATCCCTCCTATTACATCTGATGGAAAGCCTTCAAAGAGGGGCCCTGCTAGCTATGTGGCTCATGAG AGACAAGTATGGGTTCAAAAGTCAAGTTCAGGATCGTGA
- the LOC123053380 gene encoding regulator of nonsense transcripts UPF3 isoform X5 produces MKDPAHRTKVVLRRLPPAIAQQAVVDQVDARFAGRYDWACFRPGNASQKNHRYSRLYLNFKSPEDVVEFAEFFNGHVFVNEKGAQFKALVEYAPSQQVPKSNIKKDARQGTITKDPEYLEFLELISKPTEHLPSAEIQLERKEAERAAAGKEPPVVTPLMVYVRQQRAAKSMAQRSVSSRLSRKVAGVVTSSSSPSKRSSERRRASTSTYVVRDNAKEKPTYILAPKRDDHTHREKIIAGTSDATSGGPSGSAQVIDGKKDKIVLLKGRARVDSNQSVPPSRNTPPSTNRQDQRNEASGRIIKTILSNKEGRHAIASSQHEQEGHIISAEKDKRPPRAPNSRSTVKDQTVENAEKNHYDDKHNHLHGSGPIGEKVERHARNRDRPDRGVWAPRRYDKSASGGSTQASSSEFPLMQSHSMDNFSQQVDGHGERKIDTRSPGGRGGLVENGNRHANRRGPPRGSKEMEIPPITSDGKPSKRGPASYVAHERQVWVQKSSSGS; encoded by the exons ATGAAGGACCCGGCGCACCGCACGAAGGTGGTGCTCAGGCGGCTGCCGCCGGCGATTGCGCAGCAGGCCGTCGTGGACCAGGTTGACGCGCGCTTCGCTGGGCGGTATGACTGGGCCTGCTTCCGCCCCGGTAATGCCAG CCAAAAGAATCATAGATATTCTCGTCTCTACCTTAACTTCAAGAGCCCAGAAGATGTTGTTGAGTTTGCTGAGTTCTTCAATGGGCATGTATTTGTGAATGAAAAGG GTGCTCAATTTAAAGCTCTTGTGGAATATGCACCATCACAACAGGTTCCGAAGTCAAATATCAAGAAAGATGCTCGTCAAGGAACTATAACAAAAG ATCCAGAATACTTGGAATTTCTTGAGCTTATATCAAAGCCTACTGAGCATTTGCCAAGTGCTGAAATTCAGCTTGAAAGGAAAGAAGCCGAAAGAGCAG CTGCTGGAAAGGAGCCCCCTGTTGTGACACCTTTAATGGTTTATGTTCGTCAGCAAAGGGCGGCTAAGAGTATGGCTCAG AGGTCTGTAAGTAGTAGACTAAGCAGAAAAGTTGCAGGCGTGGTAACTAGTAGTTCTAGTCCATCTAAAAGGTCTTCTGAAAGGCGCAGGGCCTCCACTTCAACG TATGTTGTGCGAGACAATGCTAAGGAGAAGCCGACTTACATCTTAGCGCCAAAGAGAGATGATCATACACACAGAGAGAAAATCATTGCTGGAACTTCAG ATGCTACAAGCGGTGGGCCATCTGGATCTGCTCAGGTTATCGACGGTAAAAAGGACAAAATTGTCCTTCTGAAAGGAAGAGCGAGGGTTGATTCCAAT CAGTCTGTGCCGCCTTCGAGAAATACACCCCCATCAACTAATAGACAAGACCAGCGAAATGAGGCCAGTGGCAGAATTATCAAGACTATACTTTCAAACAAGGAAGGACGCCATGCAATAGCATCATCTCAACATGAGCAAGAAGGTCACATAATTAGTGCCGAGAAGGATAAGAGGCCACCACGGGCTCCGAACTCGCGTTCCACTGTAAAAGATCAGACTGTTGAAAATGCTGAGAAAAACCACTATGATGACAAGCATAATCATCTGCATGGTTCTGGACCCATTGGTGAGAAGGTTGAAAGACATGCCAGAAATAGAGATAGGCCTGACCGAGGTGTTTGGGCCCCTCGTCGCTATGACAAGTCTGCATCAGGAGGCAGTACGCAAGCCTCATCATCTGAGTTCCCGCTAATGCAGTCACACTCTATGGACAATTTCTCTCAGCAAGTAGATG GCCATGGAGAGAGAAAAATAGACACAAGGAGTCCTGGTGGCCGTGGTGGCCTTGTGGAGAATG GAAACAGGCATGCCAACCGCCGTGGTCCGCCACGTGGGTCGAAGGAGATGGAAATCCCTCCTATTACATCTGATGGAAAGCCTTCAAAGAGGGGCCCTGCTAGCTATGTGGCTCATGAG AGACAAGTATGGGTTCAAAAGTCAAGTTCAGGATCGTGA
- the LOC123053380 gene encoding regulator of nonsense transcripts UPF3 isoform X3, whose product MKDPAHRTKVVLRRLPPAIAQQAVVDQVDARFAGRYDWACFRPGNASQKNHRYSRLYLNFKSPEDVVEFAEFFNGHVFVNEKGAQFKALVEYAPSQQVPKSNIKKDARQGTITKDPEYLEFLELISKPTEHLPSAEIQLERKEAERAAAGKEPPVVTPLMVYVRQQRAAKSMAQRSVSSRLSRKVAGVVTSSSSPSKRSSERRRASTSTQYVVRDNAKEKPTYILAPKRDDHTHREKIIAGTSDATSGGPSGSAQVIDGKKDKIVLLKGRARVDSNQSVPPSRNTPPSTNRQDQRNEASGRIIKTILSNKEGRHAIASSQHEQEGHIISAEKDKRPPRAPNSRSTVKDQTVENAEKNHYDDKHNHLHGSGPIGEKVERHARNRDRPDRGVWAPRRYDKSASGGSTQASSSEFPLMQSHSMDNFSQQVDGHGERKIDTRSPGGRGGLVENGNRHANRRGPPRGSKEMEIPPITSDGKPSKRGPASYVAHERQVWVQKSSSGS is encoded by the exons ATGAAGGACCCGGCGCACCGCACGAAGGTGGTGCTCAGGCGGCTGCCGCCGGCGATTGCGCAGCAGGCCGTCGTGGACCAGGTTGACGCGCGCTTCGCTGGGCGGTATGACTGGGCCTGCTTCCGCCCCGGTAATGCCAG CCAAAAGAATCATAGATATTCTCGTCTCTACCTTAACTTCAAGAGCCCAGAAGATGTTGTTGAGTTTGCTGAGTTCTTCAATGGGCATGTATTTGTGAATGAAAAGG GTGCTCAATTTAAAGCTCTTGTGGAATATGCACCATCACAACAGGTTCCGAAGTCAAATATCAAGAAAGATGCTCGTCAAGGAACTATAACAAAAG ATCCAGAATACTTGGAATTTCTTGAGCTTATATCAAAGCCTACTGAGCATTTGCCAAGTGCTGAAATTCAGCTTGAAAGGAAAGAAGCCGAAAGAGCAG CTGCTGGAAAGGAGCCCCCTGTTGTGACACCTTTAATGGTTTATGTTCGTCAGCAAAGGGCGGCTAAGAGTATGGCTCAG AGGTCTGTAAGTAGTAGACTAAGCAGAAAAGTTGCAGGCGTGGTAACTAGTAGTTCTAGTCCATCTAAAAGGTCTTCTGAAAGGCGCAGGGCCTCCACTTCAACG CAGTATGTTGTGCGAGACAATGCTAAGGAGAAGCCGACTTACATCTTAGCGCCAAAGAGAGATGATCATACACACAGAGAGAAAATCATTGCTGGAACTTCAG ATGCTACAAGCGGTGGGCCATCTGGATCTGCTCAGGTTATCGACGGTAAAAAGGACAAAATTGTCCTTCTGAAAGGAAGAGCGAGGGTTGATTCCAAT CAGTCTGTGCCGCCTTCGAGAAATACACCCCCATCAACTAATAGACAAGACCAGCGAAATGAGGCCAGTGGCAGAATTATCAAGACTATACTTTCAAACAAGGAAGGACGCCATGCAATAGCATCATCTCAACATGAGCAAGAAGGTCACATAATTAGTGCCGAGAAGGATAAGAGGCCACCACGGGCTCCGAACTCGCGTTCCACTGTAAAAGATCAGACTGTTGAAAATGCTGAGAAAAACCACTATGATGACAAGCATAATCATCTGCATGGTTCTGGACCCATTGGTGAGAAGGTTGAAAGACATGCCAGAAATAGAGATAGGCCTGACCGAGGTGTTTGGGCCCCTCGTCGCTATGACAAGTCTGCATCAGGAGGCAGTACGCAAGCCTCATCATCTGAGTTCCCGCTAATGCAGTCACACTCTATGGACAATTTCTCTCAGCAAGTAGATG GCCATGGAGAGAGAAAAATAGACACAAGGAGTCCTGGTGGCCGTGGTGGCCTTGTGGAGAATG GAAACAGGCATGCCAACCGCCGTGGTCCGCCACGTGGGTCGAAGGAGATGGAAATCCCTCCTATTACATCTGATGGAAAGCCTTCAAAGAGGGGCCCTGCTAGCTATGTGGCTCATGAG AGACAAGTATGGGTTCAAAAGTCAAGTTCAGGATCGTGA